One window of Burkholderia vietnamiensis LMG 10929 genomic DNA carries:
- a CDS encoding LON peptidase substrate-binding domain-containing protein, which translates to MSTLSTTLIDLPLFPLHTVLFPGGWLPLKVFEARYLDMCRACLRDDAPFGVCLLKSGPEVAQDGAVSVPETIGCMARITECDTGEFGMLYMQAIGTQRFELLSYRVEGNGLLVGIAQALPDDIPLEGEQALAQFGSCAEVLERIIDALKKSEPDNKLPFCEPFRLDDPSWVSNRLAELLPLDLRARQKLMEFPDVGARIDAVHHVLDRHGWL; encoded by the coding sequence ATGTCCACCTTATCGACGACCCTGATCGACCTGCCGCTGTTTCCGCTGCACACGGTGCTGTTCCCCGGCGGCTGGCTGCCGCTGAAGGTGTTCGAGGCGCGCTATCTGGACATGTGCCGCGCGTGCCTGCGCGACGACGCGCCGTTCGGCGTGTGCCTGCTCAAGAGCGGCCCCGAAGTGGCGCAGGACGGCGCCGTGTCGGTGCCCGAGACCATCGGCTGCATGGCGCGCATCACCGAATGCGACACCGGCGAGTTCGGCATGCTCTACATGCAGGCGATCGGCACGCAGCGCTTCGAGCTGCTGTCGTATCGCGTCGAAGGCAACGGGCTGCTGGTCGGCATCGCGCAGGCGCTCCCCGACGACATCCCGCTCGAAGGCGAACAGGCGCTCGCGCAGTTCGGCTCGTGCGCGGAGGTGCTCGAACGGATCATCGACGCGCTGAAGAAGTCCGAGCCCGACAACAAGCTGCCGTTTTGCGAGCCGTTCCGCCTCGACGACCCGAGCTGGGTGTCCAACCGTCTCGCCGAGCTGCTGCCGCTCGACCTGCGCGCGCGGCAGAAATTGATGGAGTTTCCGGACGTCGGCGCCCGGATCGACGCCGTGCATCACGTGCTCGATCGGCACGGATGGCTTTGA